In Leptospira sp. WS58.C1, a single genomic region encodes these proteins:
- a CDS encoding Crp/Fnr family transcriptional regulator — protein sequence MGLMIFDEITKDEMLSIFSGGRKRTLKKDEFLFHQGDETDCLHLLIEGKLQIFKYDSSSNEITLNFFNPVSMIAELALINGIAFPASGRFVTDGAVLSLPFKELREKIKTDISLNHLLIQSLFNKIQALNLSINRGMTMDSLQRVAHFLYYLPESQATLAHSQIASMLALRPETFSRALKQLKDQGIINPERGLIEVINKEELKKFF from the coding sequence ATGGGATTAATGATCTTCGATGAAATAACTAAGGATGAGATGTTATCCATCTTTTCCGGCGGAAGGAAACGGACTCTTAAAAAAGACGAATTCTTATTTCATCAAGGAGACGAAACGGATTGTTTACATCTTCTGATCGAAGGTAAACTGCAGATATTCAAATACGATTCAAGCTCCAACGAGATCACTTTGAATTTTTTCAATCCTGTTTCCATGATCGCAGAACTTGCGCTCATCAACGGGATCGCATTTCCTGCATCCGGTAGATTTGTAACGGATGGAGCAGTCCTATCCCTTCCCTTTAAAGAGCTGCGGGAAAAAATAAAAACGGATATTTCTTTAAATCATCTTTTGATCCAATCCTTGTTCAATAAGATCCAAGCGTTAAATCTTTCCATCAATCGCGGAATGACTATGGATTCTTTACAGAGAGTGGCTCACTTCCTGTATTATCTTCCGGAAAGCCAAGCAACACTTGCACATTCCCAGATCGCTTCCATGCTCGCTCTAAGACCGGAAACCTTTTCAAGAGCGCTCAAACAACTCAAGGACCAAGGGATCATAAATCCGGAAAGAGGATTGATAGAGGTTATCAACAAAGAAGAATTGAAAAAATTCTTTTAG
- the nosZ gene encoding Sec-dependent nitrous-oxide reductase: protein MILIGLGYGCKNGAATAALASDAAKRVYVAPGEKDEVYAFLSGGFSGQMSVYGIPSTRLFKIIPVFSVFPENGYGYDEETKNMLRTTHGYVPWDDSHHIEASMTDGKQDGRWLFLNANNTPRLARIDLRSFETKEIIEIPNSAGNHASPFATENTEYLMAATRFSVPIPQASVPIENFSKGDFKGTVSMVKVDPKSGRLSLELQILVPGFDYDLSHCGKGKSHDWCFFTSYNSEQAYKMIEVGASKNDKDYILAFNWVRAKQCLDQGKASNFGGEYYRNYLPENQPAISEKLSGVKMLQPKDCPGVMYYMPTPKSPHGTDVDPTGEYIVGGGKLATVIPVHSFSKLMEVKDKPEHRSGTIMDIPILKYESTLAGEVKKPCLGPLHTEFDGKGYAYTSCFVSSEVVKWELGTWEVEQHLPAYYSVGHLSIVGGSSKDPYGKYLIALNKITKDRYLPVGMELPQSAQLYDISGGKAELLSDFPTVGEPHYSQMIPAKLLMDKAAKIYPLEENKHPYAIKNEKDARVVREGNTVRVYMTQIRSHFKPDTIEVRSGDTVFFHVTNLEQDFDIPHGFAVGGAPEMPNLLIMPGQTRTFKWKAPKPGIYPFYCTDFCSALHQEMQQYIRVLP from the coding sequence ATGATCCTCATCGGTTTAGGGTACGGATGTAAGAACGGGGCTGCAACCGCTGCGCTCGCTTCCGATGCGGCGAAACGTGTGTATGTGGCGCCGGGAGAAAAGGATGAAGTCTATGCTTTCCTTTCCGGAGGATTCAGCGGGCAAATGTCGGTCTACGGAATTCCTTCTACTCGTTTATTCAAGATCATTCCGGTGTTCTCTGTCTTTCCGGAGAACGGTTATGGATATGACGAAGAAACTAAGAACATGCTTAGGACCACTCATGGATATGTTCCTTGGGACGATAGCCACCATATAGAAGCTTCCATGACGGACGGAAAACAAGACGGTCGTTGGTTGTTCTTGAATGCGAATAACACGCCAAGACTTGCGCGTATCGATCTAAGATCTTTCGAAACAAAAGAGATCATCGAGATCCCGAATAGTGCGGGTAACCATGCTTCTCCTTTTGCTACCGAGAACACCGAGTATCTGATGGCGGCGACAAGGTTCTCCGTTCCGATCCCTCAGGCAAGTGTTCCTATAGAAAATTTTTCTAAAGGAGATTTTAAAGGAACGGTTTCTATGGTGAAGGTAGATCCTAAATCGGGAAGACTTTCTCTTGAACTGCAGATACTTGTTCCAGGTTTCGATTACGATCTATCCCACTGCGGAAAAGGAAAATCCCACGACTGGTGCTTCTTCACATCATACAACTCCGAACAGGCGTATAAGATGATAGAAGTGGGAGCATCTAAGAATGATAAGGATTATATCTTAGCGTTCAACTGGGTTCGTGCGAAACAATGTTTGGACCAAGGAAAGGCGTCTAACTTTGGTGGAGAATATTATAGGAATTATCTACCGGAGAACCAGCCTGCGATTTCCGAAAAGTTGAGCGGAGTGAAAATGCTCCAGCCTAAGGATTGCCCGGGAGTCATGTATTATATGCCTACTCCTAAGAGTCCTCACGGAACGGATGTGGATCCTACCGGAGAATATATCGTAGGCGGAGGAAAGCTCGCGACAGTGATCCCGGTTCACTCCTTCTCTAAACTTATGGAAGTGAAGGACAAACCGGAACATAGATCCGGAACGATCATGGATATCCCAATATTAAAATACGAATCCACTCTTGCCGGTGAAGTAAAGAAGCCTTGTTTAGGTCCTTTACATACCGAGTTTGACGGAAAGGGATATGCTTACACTTCCTGTTTCGTAAGTTCGGAAGTCGTAAAATGGGAACTAGGCACCTGGGAAGTGGAACAACATCTTCCCGCTTACTATAGTGTGGGTCACCTTTCCATCGTAGGCGGAAGTTCTAAAGATCCGTATGGAAAATATCTGATCGCATTGAATAAGATCACTAAGGATAGATATCTTCCAGTCGGTATGGAGCTGCCTCAGAGCGCCCAGTTGTACGATATTTCCGGAGGCAAAGCGGAACTTCTTTCCGATTTTCCGACTGTGGGGGAACCTCACTATTCTCAGATGATACCTGCAAAACTTCTAATGGATAAGGCCGCAAAAATTTATCCATTAGAAGAAAATAAACATCCTTATGCGATCAAGAATGAGAAGGACGCGAGAGTTGTTCGTGAAGGAAACACTGTCAGAGTTTATATGACTCAGATACGTTCTCACTTTAAACCGGATACTATCGAAGTAAGAAGCGGTGACACTGTATTCTTCCATGTGACTAACTTGGAACAAGACTTCGATATTCCTCACGGTTTTGCGGTGGGTGGGGCGCCTGAAATGCCTAACCTTCTGATCATGCCGGGACAGACCAGGACTTTCAAATGGAAAGCGCCTAAGCCTGGGATCTATCCTTTCTATTGCACGGATTTCTGTTCGGCGCTTCACCAAGAAATGCAGCAGTACATAAGGGTGCTTCCTTAA
- a CDS encoding copper resistance protein CopD, translating to MYFIALLFHFFAAAFWVGGMLFFVLIFRPVYKDKELSDVKTILLLKIALQFRKLSYYVFIILIGSGISIAYLKEYFEAYSLISYWISPHGRIFLIKMILFLLLLLSSVLHDFLIGPTAFKEMEKGARSDSRSRKFASIFGRINLLISLLIAVLGLAYSRGFTF from the coding sequence ATGTATTTTATAGCTTTATTATTCCACTTTTTTGCGGCTGCCTTTTGGGTGGGTGGAATGCTTTTTTTTGTGCTGATCTTCCGTCCTGTGTATAAGGATAAGGAGCTTTCGGATGTTAAAACCATTCTATTGCTCAAGATCGCGTTACAATTCAGAAAACTTTCTTATTATGTATTTATAATATTGATCGGATCGGGTATCAGTATCGCTTATTTGAAAGAGTATTTCGAGGCGTATTCCTTGATTTCTTACTGGATATCTCCTCATGGAAGGATCTTTCTTATAAAGATGATCTTGTTCCTTCTTCTACTTCTTAGTTCCGTTCTTCATGATTTTTTGATCGGTCCGACTGCATTTAAGGAAATGGAGAAGGGAGCAAGATCGGATAGTAGAAGCAGAAAGTTTGCATCCATATTCGGAAGGATCAATCTTTTGATCTCATTATTGATCGCTGTGTTGGGGCTTGCGTATTCGAGAGGTTTTACGTTTTAG
- a CDS encoding nitrous oxide reductase accessory protein NosL, translated as MLLNRSGFPVILLLSVVSVSVFCSKREPKLPEFGRELCAHCSMAIVDKRFHSQLLTEKGRRYYFDSIECSHSFEKSERYSSGSVWFADYENPDRMLSEKAAVLVRSSELRSPMGEGLGAFSSMDRAKNFLNSHKGSVWSRNDEKDY; from the coding sequence ATGTTACTAAATAGATCCGGTTTTCCGGTTATTCTATTACTATCGGTAGTATCGGTTTCGGTTTTCTGTTCTAAAAGAGAACCGAAACTTCCCGAATTCGGAAGAGAACTTTGCGCTCATTGTTCTATGGCGATTGTGGATAAACGTTTCCATTCTCAGTTATTGACAGAAAAGGGAAGAAGATACTATTTCGATTCCATAGAATGTTCTCATTCTTTCGAGAAATCCGAAAGGTATTCTTCCGGATCAGTTTGGTTTGCGGACTATGAAAATCCGGATCGAATGTTATCTGAAAAAGCAGCTGTGCTCGTCCGTTCTTCAGAACTACGTTCTCCCATGGGAGAAGGTCTTGGGGCATTCTCCTCTATGGATCGAGCCAAAAATTTTCTGAATTCTCATAAGGGCTCTGTCTGGAGTCGTAACGATGAAAAAGATTATTGA
- a CDS encoding patatin-like phospholipase family protein, with amino-acid sequence MELPKAKKGKRALLVEGGGMKGAFAGGVLHSLNCILPAKNFDLVLAVSSGACCAAYYATTPDPEPVSGEHTLSIWKYELAGKKLISVFHPLFGKPFLDQKYLIDYLFRKKYRILTENLGKRGLPELRIAVSNLRSRSVEYRKATKENLFDLLKAATSLPIATKGKYKVEGEYLSDAAILNPLPLQDLIQAGYKDITVVLNSPVQHSSPPLTSISRFLSFPLDRKLSKIMKFSHHTNYNNAREIASNPPKGVRIYTIAPESKLPVGLITTKQSKLEATVELGKEIGRRAAKFLKRKL; translated from the coding sequence ATGGAACTTCCTAAAGCAAAAAAAGGAAAGCGAGCGTTATTGGTAGAAGGAGGAGGAATGAAAGGAGCGTTTGCGGGAGGTGTATTACATTCTTTGAATTGTATCCTGCCTGCTAAAAATTTCGATCTAGTTCTTGCAGTTTCTTCAGGGGCTTGCTGTGCGGCTTATTATGCGACCACTCCCGACCCTGAACCTGTTTCCGGAGAACATACTCTTTCTATCTGGAAATACGAACTTGCCGGTAAAAAATTGATCTCCGTATTCCATCCGCTTTTCGGTAAACCTTTTCTAGATCAGAAATATTTAATAGATTATCTATTCCGAAAAAAATATAGGATCTTGACCGAAAATTTAGGAAAACGAGGATTGCCCGAGTTAAGGATCGCAGTAAGTAATCTCCGCTCCAGGTCCGTAGAATACAGAAAGGCAACCAAAGAAAATCTTTTCGATCTATTAAAGGCGGCTACGTCCCTTCCTATAGCAACCAAAGGAAAATATAAGGTAGAAGGTGAATATTTATCCGACGCAGCTATCTTAAATCCTCTGCCATTACAAGATCTCATCCAAGCGGGTTATAAGGACATAACGGTGGTATTAAACTCACCTGTACAACATTCTTCTCCGCCGCTTACATCCATTAGCAGATTTTTATCCTTTCCTTTAGATCGGAAATTGTCTAAGATTATGAAATTTTCACATCATACGAATTATAATAACGCTCGCGAGATCGCTTCCAATCCTCCCAAAGGAGTCCGAATTTATACGATCGCGCCCGAATCCAAACTTCCGGTAGGTCTAATCACCACTAAACAATCCAAGCTTGAAGCGACAGTGGAGCTAGGAAAAGAGATCGGAAGAAGAGCCGCAAAATTTTTAAAACGAAAACTATGA
- a CDS encoding FAD-binding dehydrogenase: MEEKKKEKISLSTEVLVIGGGLAGIVLALDLLDSGKRVILVDRDSEDRLGGLARLSFGGIFMVDTPIQRWNGIEDNNSLALSDWYSTAEFSEEDKLPKLWAKEYVNRSLEDIFYYLKGKSVGFFPVVHWVERGLFKPGNSVPRFHMVWGTGEGLISALKKNLYSHKNLNRLHFIFGTRAKELIRSGKRIQGCIAESETDGIKYEIFAEHTVLASGGIAGDMKKVRKYWPRSLGKPPETILNGSHKYAIGDLHTASAKIGANLTHLDKMWNYAAGVHHPDPKWEGEGLSLVPPKSALWLNSRGERIGPIPLVTGFDTRYLVERICAQEEKFSWQIMNWKIAVKELAVSGSEFNESIRNKDFFGFLKTLFFGNESFLKKISSECIDFVVADSISELAEGMNQLNEDRSIDGDRLEKTILEYDEMIERGEVFHNDDQLRRIVQLRNYRGDRARTCKFQKILDRKAKPLIAIREFILTRKSMGGIQTDLRSRVLDPKGNPIEGLYAVGEAAGFGGGGIHGKGALEGTFLGSCILTSRIAARSIIKT; this comes from the coding sequence ATGGAAGAGAAGAAGAAGGAAAAAATATCCTTATCCACCGAAGTCTTGGTGATCGGAGGTGGTCTGGCCGGGATCGTTCTGGCCCTGGATCTACTTGATTCCGGAAAAAGAGTGATCTTGGTAGATCGTGATTCTGAGGATCGATTAGGAGGCCTTGCTAGACTTTCTTTCGGAGGTATCTTTATGGTGGATACTCCGATCCAAAGATGGAACGGGATAGAGGATAATAATTCTTTAGCCCTCTCAGATTGGTATTCTACGGCTGAATTTTCGGAAGAAGACAAACTCCCTAAACTCTGGGCGAAGGAATACGTTAACCGGTCTTTAGAGGATATATTCTATTATCTTAAAGGAAAATCCGTCGGCTTCTTCCCTGTCGTACATTGGGTAGAAAGAGGATTATTCAAACCTGGGAATAGCGTTCCTAGATTCCATATGGTTTGGGGAACCGGAGAGGGTTTGATCTCCGCATTAAAGAAAAACTTATATTCTCATAAAAATTTGAATCGGCTTCATTTTATATTTGGAACTCGAGCCAAGGAGCTGATCCGCTCCGGAAAAAGAATACAAGGCTGCATAGCAGAATCCGAAACGGATGGGATCAAATACGAGATCTTTGCGGAACATACGGTGCTTGCGAGCGGCGGGATCGCGGGAGACATGAAGAAGGTCCGAAAATATTGGCCTAGATCTCTTGGCAAACCGCCCGAGACAATTCTGAACGGTTCACATAAATATGCGATAGGAGATCTTCATACTGCTTCTGCAAAGATAGGAGCTAACCTGACCCATCTGGATAAGATGTGGAATTATGCCGCAGGAGTTCATCATCCTGATCCTAAATGGGAAGGAGAAGGACTCAGTCTTGTCCCTCCTAAGTCCGCTCTTTGGTTGAATTCAAGAGGAGAAAGGATTGGGCCCATCCCTTTAGTTACCGGTTTTGATACACGCTATCTTGTGGAAAGGATCTGTGCCCAAGAGGAAAAATTCTCTTGGCAGATCATGAATTGGAAGATCGCAGTTAAGGAACTTGCCGTTTCCGGTTCCGAATTCAACGAGTCGATCCGAAACAAGGATTTCTTCGGATTTTTGAAAACTTTATTTTTCGGGAACGAATCTTTCCTAAAAAAGATCAGTTCAGAATGCATCGATTTTGTAGTGGCGGATTCCATCTCCGAACTTGCGGAAGGAATGAACCAATTGAATGAAGATCGTTCCATCGATGGGGACAGATTAGAAAAAACTATATTAGAATACGATGAAATGATCGAAAGGGGAGAAGTATTCCATAACGACGATCAGCTCAGAAGGATCGTTCAACTTCGTAATTATCGTGGAGATCGGGCCCGAACCTGCAAGTTCCAGAAGATCTTGGATCGGAAAGCGAAACCTTTGATCGCTATACGCGAATTTATCCTGACTCGAAAATCCATGGGAGGCATCCAAACGGACCTAAGATCCAGGGTCTTGGATCCTAAAGGAAATCCGATAGAAGGTCTGTATGCGGTGGGAGAAGCAGCCGGTTTCGGCGGCGGCGGTATTCACGGGAAAGGCGCTCTAGAAGGGACTTTTTTAGGAAGTTGTATACTTACCTCCAGAATTGCCGCTCGTTCCATTATAAAAACTTAA
- a CDS encoding nitrous oxide reductase family maturation protein NosD, whose translation MKKIIDLDRINFRINLGFSRLIAMFAFFFLCFAPSDIFSKGLEVCKEKCNFTSIQTAIESANPGDTIRIGKGIYREGMISISKPLILEGSAGAVLDGLKEKHVLDIRSNKVEIRGLSIIGGGVSDTSEYAGIHAEKVKYCAIENNVFEDNAYAIYLAEVEDCNIRGNTSSGNAVNEVSGGNGIHLWSSKGIQIERNELKKHRDGIYLEFSSNLKIEENFSHDNIRYGMHFMFSSDNDFRGNRFESNSAGVAVMYSKNILIENNRFENNWGDSSYGLLLKEISESILTKNSFVHNTVAVFADGCNRNYFTHNDLKDNGWGVRILGNSESNQFVKNEFKENVFDISTNTKHSTNSFKENYWDSYDGYDLDLDKFGDIPHKPVHFFGYWVVVYPFLMVLYNSPIVNFLQAIEKAFPIVTPIDLEDPKPMMRGHV comes from the coding sequence ATGAAAAAGATTATTGATTTGGATCGTATAAATTTTCGGATCAATCTCGGATTCTCGCGACTTATTGCGATGTTCGCCTTCTTCTTTTTATGTTTTGCTCCTTCTGATATTTTTTCCAAAGGACTAGAAGTATGTAAGGAGAAGTGTAACTTCACTTCTATACAGACTGCGATCGAGTCTGCAAATCCGGGAGATACGATCCGGATCGGAAAAGGGATCTATCGAGAGGGTATGATATCAATCTCAAAACCTTTAATTTTAGAAGGTTCTGCCGGCGCTGTTTTGGATGGACTGAAAGAAAAACATGTGCTTGATATTCGATCCAATAAGGTAGAGATCCGAGGATTGAGTATTATTGGGGGCGGAGTTTCCGATACCTCGGAATATGCGGGAATACATGCAGAAAAAGTAAAATACTGTGCGATCGAGAATAACGTCTTCGAAGATAACGCATACGCGATCTATTTGGCGGAAGTGGAGGATTGTAATATTCGAGGAAATACTTCTTCTGGAAATGCTGTAAATGAAGTTTCAGGCGGGAATGGGATCCATCTTTGGTCTTCTAAAGGAATACAGATCGAAAGGAACGAATTGAAAAAGCATAGGGACGGGATCTATCTGGAATTTTCGAGTAATCTCAAGATAGAGGAAAATTTTTCTCACGATAATATCCGTTACGGAATGCATTTTATGTTTTCTTCGGATAACGATTTTAGAGGGAATAGATTTGAGAGCAACTCCGCTGGGGTTGCCGTAATGTACAGTAAAAATATACTCATCGAAAATAATCGTTTTGAGAATAATTGGGGAGATAGTTCTTACGGACTTTTGTTAAAGGAAATCTCCGAGAGTATTCTTACAAAAAACTCATTCGTACATAATACTGTGGCGGTCTTCGCAGACGGATGCAATCGTAATTATTTTACCCATAATGATCTGAAAGATAACGGATGGGGAGTGAGAATATTAGGAAATAGTGAATCTAATCAATTTGTGAAAAATGAATTTAAAGAGAATGTATTCGATATCAGCACGAATACCAAACATAGTACGAATTCATTTAAAGAGAATTATTGGGATAGTTACGACGGTTATGATCTGGATCTCGATAAATTCGGGGACATTCCTCATAAGCCGGTCCACTTTTTCGGATACTGGGTGGTAGTTTATCCTTTTCTAATGGTTCTATACAATTCTCCGATTGTGAATTTTTTGCAGGCCATCGAAAAAGCGTTCCCGATCGTTACACCAATCGATCTGGAAGACCCAAAACCGATGATGAGAGGTCATGTATGA
- a CDS encoding thiamine pyrophosphate-binding protein, which produces MKKTGAELIVYALEQIGVKFTFGIPGVHTTELYDELNLSSTITPFLVTHECGAAFMADAISRTSASLGTLVIVPAAGATHALSGIGEAYLDGIPMLVISGGVRTDTGKKFQLHQIDQSGFLKGITKKFFRVETHEEIVPILFEAYEVATEDEAGPVFVEIPVNIQLFSGKVSYIPKFMPERNVWKIDEAAFEKACELLKRSSHPGIFAGWGARNATKELIELAELIGSPVATTLQGLSVFPATHPLHTGMGFGAYSVPAGEAAFENCDCLLAVGTRFSEIPTGSFSMKVPENLIHIDVNPDVFSKNYPAKSELEGDAKHILGAILEKLKKEGVQERKSAKIKDLILKKKKEYAEEWEKHSVADRINPSIFFRELRKQMKEEDILVVDDGNHTFLAAELFPVIRSKTFISPSDFNSMGYCVPASIGAKIANPDRNVVGIVGDGAFLMTGLELLTATTNSAGVVICVFYDGELSQISQGQQIPYSRKTCTILGELQLEGIAKGTGAAYLSLESNENIESILKQAFRISEEGRPVIVDIKIDYSKATRFTKGVVQANLGRFPLGEKFRFIGRALWRKVTG; this is translated from the coding sequence ATGAAAAAAACCGGAGCAGAATTGATCGTATACGCCTTGGAACAGATCGGAGTGAAATTCACTTTCGGAATACCAGGAGTACATACTACGGAATTATACGACGAATTGAATCTATCCAGCACAATCACTCCGTTTTTGGTTACCCATGAATGTGGAGCGGCGTTTATGGCGGATGCAATCAGTAGGACTTCCGCGTCCTTAGGAACATTAGTGATCGTTCCCGCCGCGGGAGCAACTCACGCGTTAAGCGGAATAGGGGAAGCTTATTTGGATGGAATTCCGATGCTCGTCATTTCCGGTGGAGTGAGAACGGACACTGGAAAAAAATTCCAATTACATCAAATAGATCAGTCCGGATTTTTGAAAGGGATCACTAAAAAATTCTTTAGAGTAGAAACTCATGAGGAGATCGTCCCCATTCTATTCGAAGCTTACGAAGTTGCAACGGAGGACGAAGCTGGACCCGTATTTGTGGAAATTCCTGTAAATATACAATTGTTTTCGGGAAAAGTTTCTTATATTCCCAAATTCATGCCGGAAAGGAACGTATGGAAGATCGACGAGGCAGCGTTTGAAAAAGCATGTGAACTTTTAAAGCGCTCTTCCCATCCGGGGATATTTGCAGGTTGGGGAGCAAGGAACGCGACAAAAGAATTGATCGAACTTGCCGAATTGATCGGTTCCCCTGTGGCAACTACCTTGCAAGGATTAAGCGTGTTTCCGGCAACTCATCCTCTTCATACCGGAATGGGATTCGGTGCGTACTCGGTTCCTGCGGGAGAAGCAGCTTTCGAGAATTGTGATTGTCTCTTGGCTGTCGGAACAAGATTTTCAGAGATCCCTACCGGTAGTTTTAGTATGAAGGTACCTGAAAATCTGATCCATATAGATGTGAATCCGGACGTGTTCTCCAAAAACTATCCTGCTAAATCGGAGTTAGAAGGAGACGCCAAACATATATTAGGCGCTATATTGGAAAAATTAAAGAAAGAAGGGGTCCAAGAAAGAAAATCCGCAAAAATAAAAGACCTGATCCTAAAGAAGAAAAAAGAATACGCAGAAGAATGGGAAAAACATTCCGTCGCAGATCGGATCAATCCTTCTATCTTCTTTCGAGAGTTGCGTAAACAAATGAAAGAAGAGGATATCCTGGTAGTGGACGATGGGAACCATACTTTTTTGGCTGCTGAATTATTTCCTGTGATCCGTTCTAAAACATTTATTTCTCCTAGCGATTTTAATTCTATGGGTTATTGTGTGCCTGCTTCTATAGGAGCTAAGATCGCAAACCCGGATCGAAATGTTGTGGGGATCGTGGGTGACGGCGCATTTTTAATGACCGGATTAGAATTACTCACTGCGACTACAAACTCTGCGGGCGTAGTCATTTGTGTATTTTACGACGGGGAATTAAGCCAGATCTCCCAAGGGCAACAGATACCATATTCTCGTAAGACTTGTACAATTCTTGGTGAATTACAATTAGAAGGTATTGCAAAAGGCACCGGCGCCGCTTATCTTTCTCTTGAATCGAATGAAAACATCGAGTCGATCTTAAAGCAGGCATTTCGTATCTCGGAAGAAGGTAGGCCGGTCATTGTGGATATAAAGATAGATTATTCTAAAGCCACCAGATTTACAAAAGGAGTGGTCCAAGCCAATCTGGGAAGATTTCCTTTAGGAGAGAAATTCAGATTTATCGGCCGCGCTCTTTGGAGAAAAGTGACAGGCTAA
- a CDS encoding c-type cytochrome, which produces MKIIKNIIKFGKIAPVLLGLIAFSYCGKEKPAETESSVASKGVGPVSSVTLGTLNEGMAQKGKLNFETKCSACHKFEEKVVGPALKGVTERRTPEWIMNMILNPIEMTQKDPIAQELLAEHLTQMTFQNVQESEAREILEYLRKMDKK; this is translated from the coding sequence ATGAAGATAATTAAGAATATCATAAAATTCGGCAAGATCGCTCCGGTGCTGTTAGGTTTAATCGCTTTCTCTTATTGCGGGAAGGAAAAACCGGCGGAGACCGAGAGTTCTGTCGCTAGTAAAGGAGTCGGGCCAGTCTCTTCTGTTACGTTAGGCACGTTAAATGAAGGTATGGCTCAGAAGGGAAAGCTGAACTTCGAAACAAAATGTAGCGCTTGTCATAAATTCGAAGAGAAGGTCGTGGGGCCTGCGCTTAAGGGAGTAACCGAGAGAAGGACTCCGGAGTGGATCATGAATATGATCTTGAATCCTATCGAGATGACACAGAAGGATCCGATCGCTCAGGAACTTCTCGCAGAACATCTGACTCAGATGACGTTTCAAAACGTTCAAGAATCCGAGGCCAGAGAGATCCTGGAATATCTTAGAAAAATGGATAAGAAATAA